From the Haloarcula sp. H-GB4 genome, one window contains:
- a CDS encoding SDR family NAD(P)-dependent oxidoreductase: protein MSVLDSFSLDGETAIVTGAAQGLGKQMATGLTEMGADVAIADVNLEKAERTASELDGETDVIATEVDVTDEASVEAMVEDVTDRLGPIDVLVNNAGIVENSPAEETSIESWRRVVSVNLDGVFLCAKHVGQQMLERGEGRIVNISSMSGFDVNVPQKQASYNTTKAGVRMLTQSLAVEWGDQGVRVNAIAPGYMRTELVDEVLEENPEMEETWLENTPMGRLGRPEELKELVVYLASDASSYMTGSTVVMDGGYTSQ, encoded by the coding sequence ATGAGTGTACTTGACAGTTTCTCCCTCGACGGAGAGACAGCTATCGTCACCGGTGCTGCGCAGGGTCTCGGCAAGCAAATGGCGACCGGTCTCACGGAGATGGGGGCCGACGTGGCTATCGCGGACGTGAACCTCGAGAAAGCGGAACGGACGGCCTCGGAACTCGACGGCGAAACGGACGTTATTGCGACTGAGGTCGACGTGACGGACGAAGCCTCCGTTGAGGCGATGGTCGAGGACGTGACCGACCGCCTCGGACCAATTGATGTACTGGTCAACAACGCCGGCATCGTCGAAAACTCGCCTGCGGAGGAGACGAGCATCGAGTCATGGCGGCGTGTCGTGTCAGTCAATCTCGACGGCGTCTTCCTCTGTGCCAAACATGTCGGCCAGCAGATGCTCGAACGGGGTGAGGGCCGCATCGTCAATATCTCCTCGATGTCGGGCTTCGACGTGAACGTCCCACAGAAACAGGCCAGTTACAACACGACGAAAGCTGGCGTCAGAATGCTGACCCAGTCACTGGCGGTCGAGTGGGGCGATCAGGGCGTCCGCGTCAACGCCATCGCGCCCGGGTACATGCGGACCGAACTCGTCGACGAAGTGCTCGAAGAGAACCCGGAGATGGAGGAAACCTGGCTGGAGAATACGCCGATGGGCCGTCTCGGTCGACCAGAGGAACTGAAAGAACTGGTTGTCTATCTCGCATCGGACGCCTCGTCGTACATGACGGGGTCGACCGTCGTGATGGACGGCGGCTACACCTCGCAGTGA
- the dgoD gene encoding galactonate dehydratase, which yields MQITDFELFAVPPRWLLLKLETDEGIVGWGEPIVQGRLETVRAAVTELIEAYLLGADPLRTEYHWRKLYQSGYFRGGPILMSALAGIDHALWDIKGRHYDAPVHELLGGHVRDKLLVYQWLGGDDPEDVAVAAREDRKRGYRAFKFNFAREFRPIETPSAVDHAVERVAAIRDAVGDDALVGVDFHGRVSKPMAADLVERLEQFDLMFIDQPLLPEHDDSFASISKRTTVPIATGERFYSRYDCKRLLVDDGVSILQPDVTHVGGISEMRKVASMAEAFDVAVVPHCPLGPVAFAASLQVGFCAQNVVLHEQDLDLHDPATSPRLKVLEDPETFQFEDGYVKRPTGPGLGIDIDEALIRELAQTEVNWYNPVWHHEDGSVAEW from the coding sequence ATGCAAATCACCGACTTCGAACTGTTCGCCGTGCCGCCGCGGTGGTTGCTTCTGAAGCTGGAGACTGACGAAGGGATCGTCGGCTGGGGTGAGCCGATTGTTCAAGGTCGGTTAGAGACGGTTCGGGCCGCAGTCACTGAACTCATCGAGGCGTATCTCCTCGGGGCCGACCCGCTCCGAACCGAGTATCACTGGCGGAAGCTCTACCAGAGCGGCTACTTCCGCGGCGGGCCGATACTCATGAGCGCGCTCGCCGGCATTGATCACGCGCTCTGGGACATCAAGGGGCGACACTACGACGCACCAGTGCACGAGCTACTCGGCGGACACGTTCGCGATAAACTACTCGTCTACCAGTGGCTCGGTGGTGACGATCCCGAAGACGTGGCTGTCGCGGCAAGAGAGGACCGGAAACGCGGCTACAGAGCGTTCAAATTCAATTTTGCCCGGGAGTTTCGGCCGATTGAAACGCCGAGCGCTGTCGATCATGCGGTTGAGCGCGTAGCCGCAATCCGTGACGCCGTCGGTGACGACGCCCTCGTCGGCGTCGACTTTCACGGCCGCGTCTCGAAACCGATGGCTGCGGATCTCGTCGAACGGCTCGAACAGTTCGATCTGATGTTCATCGACCAGCCGTTGCTCCCCGAACACGACGACTCGTTTGCCAGTATCTCCAAGCGGACGACTGTCCCGATAGCGACTGGCGAACGATTCTATTCGCGCTATGACTGCAAGCGCCTCCTCGTCGACGACGGGGTGTCGATACTCCAGCCTGATGTGACCCACGTCGGTGGCATCAGCGAGATGCGCAAGGTCGCATCGATGGCGGAAGCGTTCGACGTGGCCGTCGTTCCGCACTGCCCGCTCGGTCCCGTCGCGTTCGCGGCGAGCCTACAGGTCGGGTTTTGCGCCCAGAACGTCGTGCTGCACGAACAGGACCTCGATCTACACGACCCAGCGACGAGCCCGCGACTCAAGGTCCTAGAGGACCCGGAGACGTTCCAGTTCGAAGACGGCTACGTCAAACGACCAACCGGCCCCGGACTCGGTATCGACATCGACGAGGCCCTCATTCGAGAACTGGCACAGACAGAGGTCAACTGGTACAACCCGGTCTGGCACCATGAGGACGGGAGCGTCGCGGAGTGGTAA
- a CDS encoding NAD(P)-dependent alcohol dehydrogenase: MRTAVLVEPTEFELQDRPRPSPGPDDVLVAVRDVGICGSDIHYYRHGRIGDYVVEDPLVLGHESAGEVVEVGENVTDHETGDRVALEPGVPCRRCAHCKRGDYHLCESVRFMATPPHDGAFTEYVSWPADFAYTLPESVSTAEGALCEPLSVGIHACRRGNVGTGDTVLITGAGPIGLMVMEAARAAGATEVMLTDVVDEKLEFAEKRGADLTVNVTETDLDTAVAQYTDGVGADVVIEASGAEPSIKSTVDVVSRGGTVVLVGLASEAEVPIDVLELIDNEVDVHGSFRYKNTYRAAVDLLADGEVDVEGIIDFESELEDIDDAFRQAMEPTVVKGMISLDS, translated from the coding sequence ATGCGAACTGCTGTACTGGTAGAACCAACTGAGTTCGAACTACAGGACCGTCCCAGACCGTCGCCCGGGCCCGACGACGTACTTGTTGCCGTGCGCGACGTCGGCATCTGTGGCTCCGACATCCACTACTACAGACACGGTCGTATCGGCGACTACGTCGTCGAAGACCCGCTCGTCCTCGGGCACGAGAGTGCGGGTGAAGTCGTCGAAGTCGGCGAGAACGTTACTGACCACGAAACGGGCGACCGCGTCGCGCTTGAACCCGGCGTTCCCTGCCGGCGCTGTGCCCACTGCAAGCGCGGCGACTATCACCTCTGTGAATCCGTGCGGTTCATGGCGACGCCGCCACACGACGGCGCGTTCACGGAATACGTCTCGTGGCCGGCCGACTTCGCCTACACGCTCCCGGAATCGGTCTCCACCGCCGAGGGGGCGCTGTGCGAACCGCTTTCGGTCGGAATACACGCCTGCCGACGCGGTAACGTTGGAACTGGCGATACAGTGCTCATAACCGGAGCCGGACCGATCGGGCTGATGGTGATGGAGGCCGCGCGCGCCGCAGGCGCGACGGAGGTAATGTTGACCGACGTCGTTGACGAAAAACTAGAGTTCGCTGAAAAACGTGGAGCAGATCTGACAGTCAACGTTACCGAAACGGATCTCGATACGGCGGTCGCCCAGTACACGGACGGCGTCGGTGCTGATGTGGTCATCGAAGCCTCCGGTGCGGAGCCGTCGATCAAGTCGACGGTCGACGTGGTTAGTCGGGGCGGCACGGTCGTTCTAGTCGGACTCGCTAGCGAAGCGGAGGTCCCAATCGACGTGCTGGAACTCATCGACAACGAAGTCGATGTCCACGGTTCGTTCCGGTACAAGAACACCTATCGTGCGGCTGTCGACCTGTTGGCCGACGGCGAAGTCGACGTCGAGGGTATCATTGACTTCGAATCAGAACTCGAAGACATCGACGATGCGTTCCGCCAAGCGATGGAGCCGACCGTGGTCAAGGGCATGATATCACTTGATTCGTAA
- a CDS encoding LLM class flavin-dependent oxidoreductase has product MDLSIVDLSPVPDEGTATDAYANTIDAAQQAERLGYSRFWVAEHHGMGKKLAGTTPEVLLGNLAAETDSIRLGSGAVLLNHYSPFKVAELFGSLDALAPGRIDAGLGRANGSPAVDRALGTDRRVRNPDEDHAEKIEAVVSHLYDSYPDGHAYSDIEIPSSGGDTPVPWVLGSSPSSAALAGKLGLRYCFAAFIRPNLAVRSFEEYRNHFQSSQLAGSVGEPEGMVAVNAVCAETDEEAARLRAVAEASFKRMERGVIGTTPSIEEAIDELGAVPEPTPATLDTGEWPRAISGSPETLNDLLEQLADRVGVDEVMIQHVVSDHADALRSHELLADGVGLTPQ; this is encoded by the coding sequence ATGGACCTTTCAATCGTTGACCTCTCTCCGGTCCCGGATGAGGGCACTGCAACTGACGCGTATGCGAACACCATCGATGCTGCCCAGCAGGCCGAACGCCTCGGCTACTCCCGCTTTTGGGTGGCGGAACACCACGGGATGGGAAAGAAACTTGCAGGAACAACACCCGAGGTACTGCTGGGCAACCTCGCCGCCGAAACCGACTCGATCCGGCTCGGATCGGGGGCGGTCCTGCTCAATCACTACAGTCCGTTCAAAGTCGCAGAACTGTTCGGCTCTCTTGACGCGCTCGCGCCAGGACGCATTGACGCGGGGCTTGGGCGGGCCAACGGCTCTCCGGCTGTCGACCGGGCACTCGGGACGGACAGACGTGTCCGGAACCCTGACGAAGACCACGCCGAAAAAATCGAGGCTGTCGTCTCGCATCTCTACGATAGCTACCCGGACGGACACGCGTACAGCGATATCGAGATTCCCAGTTCAGGTGGGGACACACCTGTTCCGTGGGTTCTCGGCTCAAGCCCGTCGAGCGCCGCACTGGCTGGCAAGCTCGGTCTGCGCTACTGTTTCGCTGCGTTCATTCGACCGAATCTGGCTGTCCGTTCGTTCGAGGAATACCGAAACCACTTCCAGTCGTCGCAGTTGGCCGGCAGTGTGGGCGAGCCAGAAGGAATGGTTGCGGTAAACGCAGTCTGTGCCGAAACCGACGAGGAAGCGGCGCGGCTCCGTGCCGTGGCCGAAGCCTCGTTCAAGCGGATGGAGCGAGGAGTCATCGGTACGACACCATCTATCGAGGAAGCAATCGACGAGCTTGGAGCCGTACCCGAACCGACGCCTGCCACGCTGGATACCGGTGAGTGGCCGCGGGCGATTTCCGGCAGTCCAGAGACACTCAATGACCTACTCGAACAGCTGGCTGATCGGGTTGGCGTCGATGAGGTGATGATTCAACATGTTGTCAGCGACCACGCTGACGCGCTCCGCTCCCACGAGTTGCTCGCAGACGGCGTCGGCCTCACACCGCAGTAG
- a CDS encoding DUF2309 domain-containing protein translates to MSTESTIHDSIDSAATTVGSLWPIHSFVTANPLAGFEDQPFSEAVTQAADLLGGRGYPSPETFRAALQRGQIDTEVLDAELSEAGYENDPEILLDQMAEATDATDSDSDTASERVDQVLTKWLSAFLDEGSAHWSMPNREAGFYTAFRGVAEHDGDIPDEGIITDLPETPTETIETVLASYPESQWVAIIEEQLAALPGWTGLIKQRADDEGAWQSTYPISLAGYLAARLALLDAVGADIVPSNDSINPGPAAELAGAFLRAWEETYRGDLVETVATESQSLADSDNSGRPDAQMVFCIDTRSEIIRRHIEAAGDYETHGYAGFFGIPMEYQGYDTDVSVDACPPILDPQHHVTDVPTDDDTQESHDRWSGIRETADEIIETLEANAATAYGFVETAGSGYGLALAARTLVPGRVHGLFDAADGSVPDEHEFCDPLVHHQHTYTGDLPVGLTTGEKVEYAATAFDLMGWETFSRLVVFTGHASETTNNPYDSSLDCGACAGNPGGPNARVLAAICNDTEVRSALRDRGFEIPDDTVFVAGEHNTTTDEVELYDSDVPESHADDLGQLRADLATARENATAERAESMGSDASAGVSETERRAADWAETRPEWGLAGNAGFVIAPRELTSGVDLDGRAFLHSYDWSTDPDGEALEAILTGPMVVTQWINTQYYFSTVDNAVYGSGSKVTHNPVGNIGVYQGNGGDLMTGLPLQSLMAADDDLYHQPLRLSTVIHAPVDRVTNVLADHPEVANLLDNNWLSLTVIDPTQDHHAFEYERDLEWSPVSELSEADLAEPTATAAADD, encoded by the coding sequence ATGAGTACTGAATCCACCATCCACGACAGTATCGACAGCGCAGCGACCACCGTCGGCTCCCTCTGGCCCATCCACTCGTTCGTGACGGCAAACCCCCTCGCGGGGTTCGAGGACCAGCCGTTCAGTGAGGCGGTCACGCAGGCAGCCGACCTGTTGGGCGGCCGTGGCTACCCAAGTCCGGAGACGTTCCGTGCGGCGCTGCAGCGCGGCCAGATAGACACGGAAGTTCTCGACGCGGAACTCTCCGAGGCCGGCTACGAGAACGACCCCGAGATACTGCTTGACCAGATGGCCGAAGCGACCGATGCCACGGACAGTGACTCCGACACTGCCTCGGAACGCGTCGATCAGGTCCTGACGAAATGGCTGTCAGCGTTCCTTGATGAGGGGAGCGCCCACTGGTCGATGCCGAACCGCGAAGCGGGGTTTTACACCGCCTTCCGCGGCGTGGCCGAACACGACGGCGATATCCCCGATGAAGGGATCATCACCGACCTACCGGAGACGCCGACCGAGACCATCGAAACAGTGCTTGCGTCGTACCCGGAGAGCCAGTGGGTGGCCATCATCGAGGAGCAACTGGCCGCTCTCCCGGGCTGGACGGGACTCATCAAGCAGCGTGCCGATGACGAGGGCGCGTGGCAGTCGACGTACCCGATTTCGCTGGCTGGATACCTCGCGGCCCGTCTGGCCCTGCTAGATGCCGTCGGTGCTGATATCGTTCCCTCGAACGATAGCATCAACCCGGGCCCAGCTGCCGAACTCGCTGGGGCGTTCCTGCGCGCCTGGGAGGAGACCTATCGCGGCGACCTGGTCGAGACAGTTGCCACGGAGAGCCAATCGCTGGCCGACAGCGACAACTCGGGCCGCCCGGACGCGCAGATGGTCTTCTGTATCGATACCCGTTCGGAGATCATCCGCCGCCACATCGAGGCTGCAGGCGACTACGAGACCCACGGCTACGCTGGATTCTTCGGTATTCCGATGGAGTATCAAGGCTATGATACTGACGTGTCGGTCGACGCCTGCCCCCCGATTCTCGACCCACAGCATCACGTCACCGACGTGCCAACCGACGACGACACCCAGGAGAGCCATGATCGTTGGTCGGGTATTCGTGAAACCGCCGACGAAATTATCGAAACGCTAGAGGCGAACGCCGCCACGGCCTACGGCTTCGTCGAAACTGCAGGGAGTGGGTACGGCCTCGCACTCGCTGCCCGCACGCTTGTCCCCGGTCGCGTGCACGGCCTATTCGATGCGGCTGACGGCTCGGTTCCCGACGAACACGAGTTCTGTGACCCGCTCGTCCACCACCAGCACACCTATACCGGTGATCTGCCGGTGGGGCTGACCACCGGTGAGAAAGTCGAGTACGCCGCCACCGCGTTCGACCTGATGGGCTGGGAGACGTTCAGTCGCCTCGTCGTCTTCACCGGGCACGCCAGTGAGACGACAAACAACCCCTACGATTCGAGTCTTGACTGTGGTGCCTGCGCCGGCAACCCCGGCGGCCCGAACGCCCGTGTGCTGGCGGCGATTTGCAACGACACCGAAGTCCGGTCCGCGCTCCGCGACCGCGGCTTCGAGATTCCCGACGACACCGTCTTCGTCGCCGGTGAACACAACACGACGACCGACGAGGTGGAGCTATACGACAGCGACGTGCCCGAGAGCCACGCTGACGACCTCGGCCAGTTGCGCGCCGACCTCGCCACCGCTCGCGAGAACGCGACTGCAGAGCGTGCCGAATCGATGGGATCTGACGCGTCGGCAGGGGTCAGCGAAACGGAGCGCCGCGCCGCCGACTGGGCCGAGACCCGTCCTGAATGGGGCCTGGCCGGTAACGCTGGCTTCGTTATCGCCCCCCGCGAACTGACGAGCGGTGTTGACCTCGACGGCCGCGCCTTCCTCCACTCGTACGACTGGTCGACCGACCCTGACGGCGAGGCGCTGGAGGCGATTCTCACCGGACCGATGGTCGTCACACAGTGGATCAACACCCAGTACTACTTCTCGACGGTCGACAACGCTGTCTACGGTAGCGGGTCGAAGGTGACCCACAATCCTGTCGGCAACATCGGCGTCTACCAAGGCAACGGCGGCGACCTGATGACCGGCCTCCCGCTGCAGTCACTCATGGCTGCCGACGACGACCTCTACCACCAGCCGCTCCGCCTCTCGACGGTTATCCACGCGCCGGTCGACCGCGTCACCAATGTACTTGCTGACCACCCGGAGGTGGCGAACCTGCTGGATAACAACTGGCTCTCGCTAACGGTCATCGACCCCACGCAGGACCACCATGCCTTCGAGTACGAGCGTGATTTGGAGTGGTCGCCCGTGTCTGAGCTGTCCGAAGCCGACCTTGCGGAACCGACCGCCACTGCGGCCGCGGACGACTGA
- a CDS encoding proton-conducting transporter membrane subunit — MSGHNSPKTVGSLPDTTADSPLVPVALTWLVWSMLAASIAVLAVRIRTEFVWEIPGIVAVDGLTVLMWVVVTFFSGIVHSYSRRYLAGSRLKTSFFATVFGFTVVVMGLVAADHLALFGALWLAMGLLMAKLIGIVSGWDQAQAAAAVARKYFIASSALLGVALAALWWVTGATTVSGITAASDSLGGPVWLVAAGALVLAAMIQSALVPFHGWLLSSMTAPTPASALMHAGFVNAGGILLTRFAPVITVDPALMLAIVGVGGASAIGGKLLKSVQTDIKGKLGCSTVGQMGFMIMQAGLGFFGAAITHLILHGFYKAYQFLSAGGQVEHTTPSEETPHTIGMTTSVVGGVVTLLTGLAGGAVFTVLTGKGGHVDSGLLLTFFVVFTTLHAARNAVQHTSLPTAARYGAVPIVFFPAIVIYAAVYTRVSGLISVSPATTELTLLHGIIAVFFVGIYIGIETGIHERSQRLYVALLNAGQPSADTVLTTTEDYNEY, encoded by the coding sequence ATGTCAGGACACAACTCACCGAAGACGGTTGGATCACTCCCGGACACGACGGCTGACTCGCCGCTCGTGCCTGTCGCACTCACATGGCTCGTATGGTCGATGCTTGCCGCGAGCATTGCTGTGCTTGCCGTCCGAATCCGAACCGAGTTCGTGTGGGAGATACCCGGGATTGTCGCCGTCGACGGTCTGACAGTTCTGATGTGGGTAGTTGTCACCTTCTTCAGCGGTATCGTTCACAGCTACTCGCGTCGCTATCTGGCTGGGAGTCGCCTCAAAACGTCCTTTTTCGCCACCGTGTTCGGTTTCACGGTGGTTGTGATGGGGCTGGTCGCGGCTGACCACCTCGCTCTCTTCGGGGCGCTGTGGCTCGCGATGGGGCTGCTGATGGCGAAACTCATCGGTATCGTCAGCGGCTGGGATCAGGCACAGGCAGCTGCCGCGGTCGCCCGCAAGTACTTCATTGCCAGCAGCGCGCTTCTCGGTGTCGCGCTGGCGGCACTGTGGTGGGTGACCGGTGCGACCACGGTCTCCGGAATTACTGCAGCCTCCGACTCACTCGGTGGCCCGGTGTGGCTGGTCGCCGCAGGCGCACTCGTACTCGCGGCGATGATTCAATCCGCGCTTGTTCCGTTCCACGGCTGGCTCCTCTCTTCGATGACCGCGCCGACGCCTGCCTCCGCGCTGATGCACGCTGGGTTCGTCAACGCGGGTGGCATTCTGTTGACTCGTTTCGCGCCGGTCATCACCGTCGACCCTGCGCTCATGCTCGCAATCGTCGGCGTCGGTGGTGCCAGTGCCATTGGCGGGAAACTCCTGAAATCTGTTCAGACGGATATCAAGGGCAAACTCGGCTGTTCGACGGTTGGCCAGATGGGATTCATGATCATGCAGGCCGGCCTCGGATTTTTCGGGGCTGCTATCACCCACCTCATCCTGCACGGCTTCTACAAGGCCTACCAGTTCCTCAGTGCCGGCGGACAGGTCGAACACACGACCCCGAGCGAGGAGACACCACACACGATTGGAATGACGACGAGCGTCGTCGGCGGCGTCGTCACACTGCTGACCGGGCTCGCCGGCGGCGCGGTGTTTACAGTGCTGACAGGGAAGGGAGGGCATGTCGACAGTGGTCTTCTGCTGACCTTCTTCGTGGTGTTCACGACGCTCCATGCGGCCCGCAACGCTGTCCAGCATACTTCGCTTCCGACGGCGGCCCGCTACGGGGCCGTCCCGATAGTCTTCTTCCCCGCCATCGTCATCTACGCCGCGGTCTACACGAGGGTCTCGGGGCTCATATCTGTCAGCCCCGCAACGACCGAACTGACATTGCTCCACGGCATCATCGCCGTCTTCTTCGTCGGTATCTACATCGGCATCGAGACCGGGATCCACGAGCGTAGCCAGCGTCTCTACGTGGCGCTGCTGAACGCCGGCCAGCCGTCGGCCGACACTGTGCTGACCACGACGGAGGACTACAATGAGTACTGA
- a CDS encoding Lrp/AsnC family transcriptional regulator, whose protein sequence is MADEEIDDVDRAILYALQEDARNMSSGDIAERTDTSDSTVRKRINHLESSEIVKGYSADVDYQQAGYPLRMLLYCTASIPERGDLIPKILDIDGVVSVQELVTGEENLLVTAVGKSDSDITPVAQALLDMGLTVADEVLVRSHETTPFGKFDSGNES, encoded by the coding sequence ATGGCCGACGAGGAAATCGACGACGTGGACAGAGCAATCCTGTACGCATTACAGGAAGATGCTCGAAATATGTCGTCCGGGGACATCGCAGAACGAACCGATACGTCCGACAGCACCGTCCGGAAGCGCATTAACCATCTCGAGTCCAGCGAGATCGTCAAAGGCTACAGCGCTGATGTCGACTATCAGCAGGCGGGCTACCCGCTCCGGATGTTGCTCTACTGCACAGCGTCGATTCCCGAGCGAGGCGATTTAATCCCCAAAATCCTCGACATAGACGGCGTGGTATCGGTTCAGGAACTGGTCACCGGCGAGGAGAATCTCCTCGTGACGGCCGTCGGTAAATCGGATAGCGACATCACACCCGTCGCCCAGGCACTTCTCGATATGGGACTGACGGTGGCCGATGAAGTACTCGTCCGGAGCCATGAGACGACGCCCTTCGGTAAGTTCGATTCTGGGAACGAGAGCTAG